One segment of Gadus chalcogrammus isolate NIFS_2021 chromosome 8, NIFS_Gcha_1.0, whole genome shotgun sequence DNA contains the following:
- the upf1 gene encoding LOW QUALITY PROTEIN: regulator of nonsense transcripts 1 (The sequence of the model RefSeq protein was modified relative to this genomic sequence to represent the inferred CDS: inserted 5 bases in 3 codons; deleted 2 bases in 1 codon; substituted 2 bases at 2 genomic stop codons), translating into IHDSACVVYCNTSKNWFCNXRGNHKFIDLRRERHIRQPCASQSSLKDFHWDGSQALILDRWEQEQLCTRQATAQQVHTLEELWKTQDNITLKWDLGLXKKRIAYFSVPKTDSGDIRLMQGDLXLRYQGDSTTNWKGKGHVITVPDNSGDEMAMEXSAGAPVEVPHDPNPDSQPDSLWTHSSLETPTVDETPVVDETSVSGYVYHQLLGHKGGDVVIRCPLLKRFTAPGLPGLHQSQVYEAXTVLQRPLSLIQVLQAPCSTTWPGGAAGNSLCLSLARCDDVCCELCGPIGQGLEGVCLEQGFPNSFNPRPKREICCLPGTQTYKMQHELPEDMEACLVCGGSSVHSALELHKLQQLKDESRELSSSDEERSRALKGSTDRELLMIASIRCCTSVGAGDPRLTRMQFGSVLIDETSPATEPECTVPAVQGDRQVILVGGDHWAGPVVRLKEAAQAGQPLCEGLVVLGVPCTTLRAPGAFPSSVSSEGSLQNGLPAEDRVKGFDFQWLRNILPQLVVQPFCLTKGLSLEISLALGDIDVDRAGIEVWGGGGGAPGGRHRNRGGGGGQHGNQMSGSQDPGSQPYSQGPIPQGYVNMSQLRQLSQPGLSQPEVSQVRFTLPA; encoded by the exons ATTCATGATTCTGCTTGTGTTGTCTATTGCAACACGAGCAAGAACTGGTTTTGCAATTGACGTGGGAATCACA AGTTCATTGATCTCAGGAGGGAGCGTCATATCAG GCAGCCGTGTGCCAGCCAGAGCAGCCTGAAGGACTTCCACTGGGACGGCTCCCAGGCGCTCATCCTGGACCGCTGGGAGCAGGAGCAGCTCTGCACACGCCAGGCCACCGCCCAGCAGGTCCACACGCTGGAGGAACTCtggaag ACCCAGGACAACATCACGTTGAAATGGGATCTGGGGCT TAAAAAACGGATTGCTTATTTCTCCGTTCCCAAGACGGATTCGGGTG ACATACGCTTGATGCAGGGCGATCT ACTGAGGTACCAAGGGGACTCGACCACTAACTGGAAGGGGAAGGGACATGTGATTACAGTCCCTGACA ACTCTGGGGATGAGATGGCCATGG GATCAGCGGGTGCTCCGGTGGAGGTGCCtcacgaccctaaccctgactcccAGCCGGACTCTCTGTG GACGCACAGCTCCCTGGAGACCCCTACGGTGGACGAGACCCCTGTGGTGGACGAGACCTCGGTGTCGGGCTACGTCTACCACCAGCTGCTGGGCCACaag gggggagacgtggtCATCAGGTGTCCGCTCCTCAAGCGCTTCACCGCCCCGGGCCTGCCCGGCCTCCACCAATCCCAG GTGTATGAGGCGTAGACCGTCCTACAGCGCCCCCTGAGTCTGATCCAGGTACTACAGGCACCGTGCTCAACCACCTGGCCAGGCGGGGCAGCGGGTAACTCGCTGTGTCTGAGCTTGGCCCGGTGTGATGATGTTTGCTGTGAGCTGTGTGGCCCAATAGGACAGGGCTTAGAGGGTGTTTGTCTGGAACAGGGGTTCCCAAACTCCTTTAACCCGAGACCCAAAAGAGAAATTTGCTGTCTCCCCGGAACCCAAACGTACAAGATGCAGCATGAATTGCC TGAGGACATGGAGGCA TGTTTAGTGTGTGGTGGGTCTTCTGTCCACAGTGCACTGGAGCTCCATAAACTGCAGCAGCTGAAGGATGAGAGCAGGGAGCTGTCGTCCTCGGATGAGGAGCGCTCCAGAGCTCTGAAAGGCTCCACCGACAGGGAGCTGCTCATGATAGCCTCTATAAGATGC TGTACGTCTGTGGGGGCCGGGGATCCCCGTCTGACCAGGATGCAGTTCGGCTCCGTCCTGATTGACGAGACCTCCCCGGCCACAGAGCCAGAGTGCACGGTGCCCGCGGTCCAGGGGGACAGGCAG GTGATCCTGGTGGGGGGCGACCACTGGGCTGGGCCCGTGGTGAGGCTGAAGGAGGCAGCCCAGGCGGGCCAGCCCCTGTGTGAGGGGCTGGTGGTGCTGGGCGTGCCGTGCACCACCCTCAGGGCCCCTGGCGCCTTCCCCTCCAGCGTCTCCAGCGAGGGCTCCCTGCAGAACGGCCTCCCGGCAG AGGACCGTGTGAAGGGCTTTGACTTCCAGTGGCTCAGGAACATCCTACCTCAACTGGTTGTTCAGCCCTTTTGTTTGACCAAAGGATTATCTCTG GAGATCAGCCTAGCTTTGGGAGATATTGATGTTGACAGAGCTGGGAT agaggtatggggggggggggggggggcaccaggcGGTCGTCATAGaaaccgaggaggaggaggagggcagcatGGGAACCAGATGAGCGGCAGCCAGGACCCCGGCTCCCAGCCCTACTCCCAGGGGCCCATCCCCCAGGGTTACGTCAACATGAGCCAGTTGAGGCAG CTGTCCCAGCCGGGCCTGTCCCAGCCCGAGGTTTCACAGGTCCGCTTCACACTCCC TGCCTGA